A window of the Schistocerca nitens isolate TAMUIC-IGC-003100 chromosome 5, iqSchNite1.1, whole genome shotgun sequence genome harbors these coding sequences:
- the LOC126259258 gene encoding proton-coupled amino acid transporter-like protein CG1139, translating into MSHDNPAFSEHPSHTDAADALGTTTSSYGTSQHTVVNVNDLKGAACNGNAAKTPQQQQALPPAYNSISSKEAEAAGYGASTGIFTVGDALSRKASAAQQEYKPHLERDVEKPITNMETLLHLLKGSLGTGILAMPNAFMHAGYAVGIVGTFVIGVLCTYCIHLLVKAQYELCRRRRIPSLGYQETAMAALEEGPRFLRPLAPYTGHIVNVFLLIYQLGTCCVYVVFVSSNIKSVVDEYYSGLDLRMYMLILLLPLILINMVRNLKLLAPFTTLANLLTLIGFGITLYYLVNSAPTLADKEPFGTLKGLPLFFGTVLFALEAIGVILPLENSMKTPKSFGGSLGVLNRAMVVIITLYIGIGFFGYMKYGSGVKGSITLNLPNEEILAQCVKIMLAISIFITHSLQNYVAIDITWNGYLSEKLEKHPHKVIFEYLVRVSLVIVTFLLAVAIPNLELFISLFGALCLSALGIAFPAIIQSCTFWNKETTQLKFVLMVMKNSFLVLFAALGLIVGTYISISDIIKEFS; encoded by the exons GGCACGACGACATCGTCTTACGGCACCAGCCAGCACACCGTCGTCAACGTGAACGACCTCAAAGGCGCCGCCTGCAATGGCAACGCCGCCAAGACGCCGCAGCAGCAACAGGCACTGCCTCCCGCCTACAACAG TATCAGCAGCAAGGAAGCAGAAGCTGCAGGATATGGAGCTAGTACAGGCATCTTCACTGTGGGGGATGCTTTGTCACGGAAGGCGAGTGCAGCGCAGCAAGAGTACAAACCACATTTAGAGCGTGACGTCGAAAAGCCTATCAC AAACATGGAGACGTTGCTACACCTACTGAAGGGCAGCCTAGGAACAGGCATCTTGGCAATGCCAAATGCCTTCATGCATGCAGGATATGCTGTGGGTATAGTTGGAACATTTGTCATTGGGGTGCTGTGCACCTACTGTATCCATCTCCTGGTGAAGGCACAATATGAGCTCTGCAGGCGGCGCCGTATACCCAGCCTAGGCTACCAGGAAACTGCAATGGCTGCTCTTGAGGAGGGACCTCGCTTCCTTAGACCTCTAgctccatacactgg GCACATTGTGAATGTCTTCTTGCTGATCTACCAGCTGGGAACTTGTTGTGTGTATGTTGTATTtgtcagcagtaatataaaatca gTGGTTGATGAATACTACAGTGGGCTGGATTTAAGGATGTACATGCTGATTTTGCTGCTGCCGTTGATATTGATCAACATGGTTCGCAACCTGAAACTTCTGGCACCATTCACAACACTAGCCAATTTACTCACTCTGATAGGCTTTGGCATCACACTGTATTACCTGGTAAACAGTGCTCCTACACTTGCAGACAAGGAGCCTTTTGGGACTCTTAAGGGTTTACCCCTCTTCTTTGGAACTGTGCTTTTTGCATTAGAAGCAATAGGTGTT attCTGCCCTTGGAGAACAGCATGAAGACACCAAAGAGTTTTGGTGGATCACTGGGTGTACTTAATAGAGCCATGGTTGTCATCATAACTTTGTATATTGGAATTGGATTTTTTGGTTACATGAAATATGGCAGTGGTGTGAAAGGGAGCATAACACTTAACCTCCCTAATGAAGAGAT ACTTGCACAGTGTGTGAAGATAATGTTGGCTATCTCGATTTTTATAACTCACAGCTTACAGAACTATGTGGCCATAGATATAACATGGAATGGCTACTTGAGTGAAAAGCTTGAGAAACAtcctcataaagttatttttgAATACCTTGTCCGTGTTTCCCTGGTCATTGTTACAT TCCTGTTGGCTGTTGCAATTCCAAATCTGGAGCTGTTTATATCTCTGTTTGGTGCCCTCTGTCTGTCAGCACTTGGAATTGCTTTCCCTGCAATAATACAAAGCTGTACATTTTGGAACAAAGAAACCACTCAACTCAAGTTCGTCTTAATGGTTATGAAGAATAGTTTCCTAGTCCTGTTTGCAGCACTGGGTCTTATTGTTGGAACATATATATCAATTTCAGATATAATTAAGGAGTTCAGCTAA